A stretch of the Chloroflexota bacterium genome encodes the following:
- a CDS encoding ABC transporter ATP-binding protein translates to MIAVTELTKTYHMGSVEVPALRGVSFEIARGEFVAIMGPSGSGKSTLMNLLGCLDTPTSGSFMLDGEEVAQLDGNALSSVRARKLGFVFQQYNLLPRQSAAQNVEMPLIYRGVPRRERRERARTALEIVGMAERVDHRPSELSGGQQQRVAIARALSGSPAVVLADEPTGALDTTTSAEIMTILQRLNREQGLTIVMVTHEADIAAYARRVLTMRDGRLVGDRQQAMHIAVAA, encoded by the coding sequence ATGATTGCGGTCACCGAACTGACCAAGACGTATCATATGGGCAGCGTTGAGGTGCCCGCGCTGCGAGGGGTTTCGTTCGAGATTGCGCGCGGCGAGTTCGTCGCCATCATGGGCCCGAGCGGCAGCGGCAAGAGCACACTGATGAACCTGCTGGGCTGCCTCGACACGCCGACCAGCGGCAGTTTCATGCTGGACGGCGAAGAGGTCGCGCAGTTGGACGGGAATGCGCTGTCGTCGGTGCGCGCGCGTAAACTCGGCTTTGTGTTTCAGCAGTACAACCTGCTGCCGCGCCAGAGCGCCGCGCAGAACGTCGAGATGCCGCTGATCTATCGCGGCGTGCCGCGCCGCGAACGGCGCGAGCGCGCCCGCACAGCCCTCGAAATTGTCGGCATGGCCGAGCGGGTCGACCACCGCCCCAGCGAATTGAGCGGCGGCCAGCAGCAGCGCGTGGCCATCGCGCGCGCGCTGTCCGGCAGCCCCGCCGTCGTGCTGGCCGACGAGCCCACCGGCGCGCTGGACACGACGACCAGCGCCGAGATCATGACGATTCTGCAGCGGCTCAACCGCGAGCAGGGCCTGACCATCGTCATGGTCACGCACGAGGCCGACATCGCCGCCTACGCGCGCCGGGTGCTTACCATGCGCGACGGCCGCCTCGTTGGCGACCGCCAGCAGGCCATGCATATTGCCGTGGCTGCCTGA
- a CDS encoding efflux RND transporter periplasmic adaptor subunit yields MPSNQPPARSKGPRINRGLLAGIIVIVLMIATALVISNPPGRANAQAQGPATVAVSRGKIIGSVDGNGTVSAEQTTDLVFQGTGIVKSVMVEAGDTVKAGQVLAELDMSELQLALANAQAALNLQQARYDQVKAGATDYDLAAAQAGLDSAQAGYEAAVRKAGVNDSQLQVARASLDKAAIALQKAKADYDTAVSDGKTDLTLVGAARQQAQVDYESAQANYTITAAGINDSAVRSAASSVASAKANLLKLQSSPTTQDGQAAQAQLEQAKIAVQQAQVRLRNTQLIAPFGGIVTVINITQGSSATGAVAAVRLMDRSQLHVKLKLSENDVVKVQTGMPVDLTIDSLAGWIERGRISYIAPASDVSNGVVTYAVRVIFADGSARVKVGMTANLSIITAEKDGVLLVPNAALLPKGSRHIVQVLDANGKTRDIDVETGISDGAHTEIISGLSEGMRILALPGNVTRPASPFGGG; encoded by the coding sequence ATGCCCAGCAACCAACCCCCCGCCCGCTCCAAAGGTCCGCGTATCAATCGCGGTTTGCTGGCCGGGATAATCGTGATTGTGTTGATGATCGCCACGGCGCTGGTGATCAGCAATCCGCCCGGTCGCGCAAACGCCCAGGCGCAGGGACCCGCAACGGTTGCCGTTTCGCGCGGAAAGATCATCGGCAGCGTGGACGGCAACGGCACCGTCTCTGCCGAGCAGACGACTGATCTGGTGTTCCAGGGCACCGGCATTGTGAAGAGCGTGATGGTCGAGGCCGGCGATACGGTGAAAGCCGGGCAGGTGCTGGCCGAATTGGACATGTCGGAACTGCAACTGGCGCTGGCAAACGCGCAGGCGGCGCTCAACCTGCAGCAGGCGCGCTACGACCAGGTCAAGGCCGGCGCAACCGACTACGACCTCGCCGCCGCTCAGGCCGGACTCGATTCGGCACAGGCTGGTTACGAGGCCGCCGTGCGCAAGGCCGGCGTCAACGACTCGCAGTTGCAGGTCGCCCGTGCCAGCCTGGACAAGGCCGCGATTGCGCTCCAGAAGGCGAAAGCCGACTATGACACGGCGGTCTCCGACGGCAAGACCGACCTGACCCTGGTGGGCGCGGCGCGCCAGCAGGCCCAGGTCGATTACGAATCGGCGCAGGCCAACTACACAATTACCGCCGCCGGCATCAACGATAGCGCCGTGCGCAGCGCCGCGTCGTCCGTTGCATCGGCGAAAGCCAACCTGCTCAAGTTGCAGTCTAGCCCCACGACGCAGGATGGGCAGGCCGCCCAGGCGCAACTTGAGCAGGCGAAGATCGCGGTGCAGCAGGCTCAGGTGCGCCTGCGTAACACGCAGCTCATTGCGCCGTTCGGCGGCATCGTCACCGTCATCAACATCACACAAGGCAGCAGTGCCACGGGGGCCGTCGCGGCGGTCCGACTGATGGATCGCAGCCAACTGCACGTCAAGCTCAAGCTGAGCGAGAACGACGTGGTCAAAGTGCAAACCGGGATGCCGGTCGACCTGACTATCGATTCGCTGGCCGGCTGGATCGAGCGGGGCCGGATCTCATATATCGCGCCCGCCTCTGACGTTTCCAATGGCGTGGTAACCTATGCCGTGCGCGTGATCTTCGCCGACGGCAGCGCGCGCGTCAAGGTGGGCATGACGGCCAACTTGAGCATTATTACGGCGGAGAAAGACGGCGTCTTGCTGGTGCCGAACGCGGCGCTGCTGCCCAAAGGTTCCAGGCATATCGTCCAGGTGCTGGACGCCAACGGCAAGACCCGTGATATCGATGTCGAGACCGGGATCAGCGATGGCGCGCACACGGAAATTATCAGCGGCCTGAGCGAGGGCATGCGCATCCTGGCTCTGCCCGGCAATGTGACGCGCCCGGCCAGTCCGTTCGGCGGAGGCTAA
- a CDS encoding PD40 domain-containing protein, which yields MRTRSQPLIMGIVALLLLAACDAAQTPTDAGQGAAATPPVSSPTSRVSASAAAPTVLPQKSSAAATALPLPTIVFPTALPPAIRSTTTPVPHPTAASLPASTPEQKTAETLESLRGKILFRTDRSGGYIQLYVMNSDGTGQRPCDCSDVLEAMVKREITSPDGQMFLYVKNVGGSLRAPADQQIWSHNNRNAYETLVTGEAPGFPGMDYAPVWSPDSRHIAWVSTSDGNDEIYLHDMLANENSRLTDNDKAWDKHPSFSPDGSQIVFWSNRESAVRKQLWLMNLDGSRARNISQNTHNDYDPIWVK from the coding sequence ATGCGTACTCGTTCGCAACCACTGATAATGGGCATTGTTGCCCTACTGCTTCTGGCCGCGTGCGATGCCGCGCAGACGCCAACTGACGCGGGGCAAGGCGCGGCAGCGACGCCTCCGGTGTCAAGCCCGACAAGCCGCGTCAGCGCCTCGGCGGCGGCCCCAACGGTGCTTCCGCAGAAGTCGTCCGCGGCGGCCACGGCGTTGCCGCTGCCCACAATCGTCTTCCCGACGGCGCTTCCGCCGGCCATTCGGTCGACCACAACGCCGGTTCCGCACCCGACCGCTGCGTCACTGCCGGCGTCAACGCCCGAACAGAAAACGGCGGAGACACTAGAATCGCTGCGCGGCAAGATTCTATTCCGCACGGATCGCTCCGGCGGCTACATCCAGTTGTACGTGATGAACTCCGACGGGACAGGCCAGCGCCCCTGCGACTGCTCCGATGTGCTGGAAGCCATGGTCAAGCGCGAGATTACGTCACCGGACGGCCAGATGTTCCTCTATGTGAAGAACGTGGGCGGCAGTCTGCGCGCGCCGGCCGACCAGCAGATCTGGTCGCACAACAACCGCAACGCCTACGAAACGCTCGTGACCGGCGAGGCGCCGGGCTTCCCCGGCATGGACTATGCGCCCGTCTGGTCGCCCGACTCGCGCCACATCGCGTGGGTCAGCACGTCCGACGGCAACGATGAAATCTACCTGCACGACATGCTGGCCAACGAGAACTCGCGCCTGACCGACAACGACAAAGCGTGGGACAAGCACCCCAGTTTCTCGCCCGACGGCTCGCAAATCGTCTTCTGGTCCAATCGCGAGAGCGCCGTCCGCAAGCAACTTTGGCTGATGAATCTCGATGGCAGCCGTGCCCGCAATATCAGTCAGAATACCCATAACGACTACGATCCCATCTGGGTGAAGTAG
- a CDS encoding sensor histidine kinase produces MNAHEQADRDNQLAVDEANRRGQLVLNTLPIVGIPVVVAIIMFIVLRIALGESMQPLPDQRPLPFSPFIPIIVVTVFFSSLIILVRLGRPTVSALLLIGAWTLVTTLTALQYGVTSIFPALLIMPICAAGLLIDAVASVSLALLATLFVGVLAWLEAQGLRVGSPDMPPIFAQNPSLVSTAFWIVIFWSVAALTSQLAGGLQRALNHSRKQAHALSELSAQLEERVRSQTAKLLAQEREAAVLEERQRVARDIHDTLAQGLTGVVVQLGAAERALDVEPSEAQPHVVLARRLARESLAEARRSIWNLRNPALQRGELGDALRGLAERASRPGLSVRYAQQGEVWPLLPDAESALLRIAQEALVNVSKHAGATHVEVNLAYAGRQVQLAIIDNGKGFDPRALSDRPSGPESGFGLLGMRERLAALGGTLQLGSDGGAQVLATVPHPDPVRGSAQPGALDTESGVDA; encoded by the coding sequence ATGAACGCGCATGAACAGGCCGACCGTGACAATCAACTGGCCGTCGATGAGGCGAATCGGCGCGGCCAACTGGTGCTGAATACACTGCCAATTGTCGGCATACCGGTCGTCGTCGCAATCATCATGTTCATCGTCCTGCGAATCGCCCTGGGCGAGAGCATGCAGCCGCTGCCCGACCAGCGCCCGCTACCGTTTTCGCCGTTCATTCCCATCATCGTCGTCACGGTCTTTTTCAGTTCACTCATCATTCTGGTGCGCCTGGGGCGCCCGACGGTTTCCGCGCTGCTGCTGATCGGCGCATGGACGCTGGTCACCACCCTGACGGCCCTGCAATACGGCGTCACATCGATCTTCCCGGCGCTGCTCATCATGCCGATTTGCGCCGCCGGGCTGCTGATCGATGCGGTGGCCAGCGTCAGCCTGGCGCTGTTGGCGACTCTCTTCGTGGGGGTGCTGGCATGGCTCGAAGCGCAAGGTCTGCGCGTTGGGTCGCCGGACATGCCGCCCATATTTGCGCAGAACCCATCGCTGGTGTCCACGGCGTTCTGGATCGTGATATTCTGGTCGGTGGCCGCACTTACGTCGCAGTTAGCGGGTGGTCTGCAGCGCGCGCTGAACCACAGCCGGAAGCAGGCGCATGCGTTGAGCGAACTCAGCGCGCAGCTCGAGGAGCGTGTGCGGTCGCAGACGGCGAAACTGCTGGCGCAGGAGCGCGAAGCCGCCGTGCTGGAGGAGCGTCAACGCGTCGCGCGCGATATTCACGATACGCTAGCGCAGGGGCTGACGGGCGTCGTGGTTCAACTGGGAGCGGCGGAGCGCGCGCTGGACGTCGAGCCATCGGAGGCGCAGCCGCACGTCGTGCTTGCACGCCGCCTGGCGCGCGAGTCTCTGGCCGAGGCACGCCGCTCGATCTGGAACCTGAGAAATCCGGCGCTACAGCGCGGGGAACTGGGCGACGCGCTGCGCGGTCTGGCCGAGCGTGCGAGCCGGCCCGGGCTCAGCGTGCGGTATGCACAGCAGGGCGAGGTGTGGCCGCTTCTGCCTGACGCCGAATCGGCGTTGCTCCGGATTGCGCAGGAGGCGCTGGTCAATGTCTCCAAGCATGCAGGCGCGACGCATGTTGAAGTGAACCTTGCGTATGCCGGAAGACAGGTTCAGCTCGCGATCATTGACAACGGCAAAGGCTTTGATCCCCGCGCGCTGTCCGACAGGCCGTCGGGGCCGGAGAGCGGCTTTGGCTTGCTCGGCATGCGTGAGCGGTTGGCGGCGCTGGGCGGCACGCTGCAATTGGGCAGCGACGGCGGCGCGCAGGTGCTTGCGACGGTCCCGCATCCAGATCCCGTGCGCGGGAGCGCGCAGCCCGGCGCGTTGGATACAGAATCCGGGGTAGACGCATGA